The window TTTTCATCTCATAAAACTGGCCACCTACCTAGTTTTCAGAGAATGAGTAGTGACAATGCTTGGGCTTGAAATTTCAGGGAATTGATTACTTGAAGTATGACAACTGCAACAACGATGGCTCTAAACCTACTGTCAGGTATAACTAATGATACCAGTTGAGTTCAGGTTTATTTAGCCACCTGATATTTTTAACAGAAGAGATTCACATTCATTGGATGATGATACTCTTCAGGTATCCAGTGATGACCCGAGCTCTGATGAAATCTGGCCGCCCCATCTTTCACTCCTTGTGTGAATGGTATTAAATCATGTTCTTTTTCAATAAGAAGATTGTGTTTATTCCTCTGTGGAAGAATATGACTAATTCAAATCGTGTTGTTATCAGGGGAGATATGCATCCAGCTCTATGGGGATCTCCAGTAGGCAACAGTTGGAGAACCACTAATGACATCAAAGATACCTGGCTTAGGTAAgagtaaaagataaaagatggCGAAATCTTTCTTCAAAAACGCTGAAGATTTCTCATCTTAACAATGTGCGTGGCTTATTACAGTATGATCTCAATAGCAGACATGAATGAAGTCTACGCTGAGCATGCAAGGCCTGGTGGCTGGAACGGTAGNNNNNNNNNNNNNNNNNNNNNNNNNNNNNNNNNNNNNNNNNNNNNNNNNNNNNNNNNNNNNNNNNNNNNNNNNNNNNNNNNNNNNNNNNNNNNNNNNNNNNNNNNNNNNNNNNNNNNNNNNNNNNNNNNNNNNNNNNNNNNNNNNNNNNNNNNNNNNNNNNNNNNNNNNNNNNNNNNNNNNNNNNNNNNNNNNNNNNNNNNNNNNNNNNNNNNNNNNNNNNNNNNNNNNNNNNNNNNNNNNNNNNNNNNNNNNNNNNNNNNNNNNNNNNNNNNNNNNNNNNNNNNNNNNNNNNNNNNNNNNNNNNNNNNNNNNNNNNNNNNNNNNNNNNNNNNNNNNNNNNNNNNNNNNNNNNNNNNNNNNNNNNNNNNNNNNNNNNNNNNNNNNNNNNNNNNNNNNNNNNNNNNNNNNNNNNNNNNNNNNNNNNNNNNNNNNNNNNNNNNNNNNNNNNNNNNNNNNNNNNNNNNNNNNNNNNNNNNNNNNNNNNNNNNNNNNNNNNNNNNNNNNNNNNNNNNNNNNNNNNNNNNNNNNNNNNNNNNNNNNNNNNNNNNNNNNNNNNNNNNNNNNNNNNNNNNNNNNNNNNNNNNNNNNNNNNNNNNNNNNNNNNNNNNNNNNNNNNNNNNNNNNNNNNNNNNNNNNNNNNNNNNNNNNNNNNNNNNNNNNNNNNNNNNNNNNNNNNNNNNNNNNNNNNNNNNNNNNNNNNNNNNNNNNNNNNNNNNNNNNNNNNNNNNNNNNNNNNNNNNNNTTAACAATTTGTGGGGCTTATTACAGTATGATCTCAATAGCAGACATGAATGAAGTCTACGCTGAGCATGCAAGGCCTGGTGGCTGGAACGGTAGAGACCtgttttttaagtgtttttgcatattttaagattttggagaaaacattgttgagttttttgttgttggttgcaGACCCGGATATGCTTGAAGTGGGTAATGGAGGGATGACTAAAGAGGAGTACATAGTCCATTTCAGCATATGGGCAATCTCAAAGGTAAGTAAATTCCCAACTTAGAGCAACTCCGTTCAATCAAAATGTATCAAGTCTGAAACCAATGCTGCATATATATTTCAGGCTCCTCTTCTACTTGGTTGTGACATAAGAAACATGACCAAAGAAACAATGGAGATTGTTGCAAACAAGGAAGTCATTGCTATTAATCAAGGTACTTTAATAACTGGTTTAGCCATCTTTTGACTCCTTAATTAAAACCATGTTTGAATTTACGATAAAGTAAAGGAGACGTTTCTTGTAGATCCACACGGTGTTCAGGCCAAGAAGGTTAGAATGGAAGGTGATATAGAGGTCAGATTACATCTAAATACTAGACATTTATTATTGCGTCTATGGACATAAGCTTTTATCTAAAAGAatactttgttttttggtaatGAATTGGGAAATGGAATCAGGTTTGGGCAGGACCATTGTCAGGTTACAGAGTAGCTTTGCTTCTGTTGAACCGTGGACCATCGCGAACTTCGATTACTGCTCTTTGGGATGATATTGAGATCCCTGCAAACAGCATCGTTCAAGCCAGAGATCTATGGGAggtatacatacatacatacatacatacatacacacagAAATGCATACATATTCAACTGtatataaatacactaaaaaaaatctgatattttGTCTTCTGACGAATGTGTTTTGTTGTGATGTGAAAACAGCACAAGACATTGAAGCAAAAGTTTGTAGGGAACTTGACAGCAACAGTGGATTCTCATGCGTGTAAGCTGTATGTTCTCAAACCTGTTGCGTGAAAGAGAGTTAGTGTGGCTATGTTGTATTCTCCGATTATTCTGTAAAAACAATAAGGGTTCGTCTCAAATTGTGTTTCCACAGATGTTCTCCAATAAAGTGTTCTGTTTGCTCAAAATGCTAAAAAATTCTCTACTGATATAATCAAATAGTGTTGTCGATGAGTTTGAAACGATATGTGTGTCCATATAATGATGAACTCTTTgccttaaaccaaaaaaaaaaaaaaaaactcttttgcttttttcttttttgttgcgTACGACACACGACAGATCACATCACATCCCTTGTGCAGTCATGATGCTAGTCCATGAAATGGTTGTGAATAAATGGTTGTGAATTGTTGACCGGGTAAATGGATGTGAATTGTGATGAACTAATAATCACTGTTTCTGTACGCAAATCATCTCATCATTTCAATAACCTAAGAGTCTTTGCCGTAAAGTATACTCTTTTAACTGTGTGGCGTTATTTATGACCAGTAAAAACAATAACCTAAGAGTCTTTCTTTGCCGTAAAGTATACTCTTTGGTTTGAGTTTTGCATTTTTGACCAGTTCAAACTTTTAACCTAGTTAGAAATAggtttagttattattattatttttgcttACAATCTCAAGTCTCAaaattgtgtaatattttaaaatagtgacaaaaatcaagaaaatatcaaacatcATACTCGGAAAGCATGCTcagaatttttaataataactgaTAAGAACATGCGTATCAATGTATATATACCATTCGAACGGCCACTGGCTCGTAGGACCACGGTTTGGGCTCATCAGAGCAAACATCACACTTCTAAGTCCATCTAGTGGTGGTGTAAtctttaaatacaaatataaaaatgtgtatAAAAATTCTCATAATAAATAATGATTCGATTGTGTTTACTAGAGTCCAATGCGATAATGACAACGCAAACCTAACCACTTATTGAAACGCGTGAAGAattctgtttttgtaatttggatGTAAATGACGTTATCAGAGCGAAATTGGTTTATTCATAATTATAAAGTCCGTCTACTctgttgtcaaaaaataaaaaaataaaaaagtccgTCACTCCAAAAACACTTGTTTATAGCTGAAATATTCCTCCTTGTAATTTACCTGAAAAATAGCAAGTTCACTGTGGTATAACATCAGTTCCTGAGACAgtaagaaataaagaagaaggagTTTGGATCGTATTAGCTTGTTTTTGTTAGAGTTAGCTAAACCTTTACAATTAACTCATTATTTCTCATCATCTCTTACTAAAATCCGGAgactgtgtatatatatatatatatatatattctctagTGGTCACTCCATCGCTTATACTCCGACCGACAACACTTGTGTGTTATCTGGTTAATGGTTAACCACACAATAGTTGACATCAGTCGCAGCCTTTCACTAACTATAAGAAGTAGTTATGAATACGTCCTACACAGTTTACAAACGAGTCGTTTGAAAgtacttcttcttttcctcaATCTTTTCACACTTTTTGCGTCACAACCATATACAGTATAGcatatttattttccatatcCGTGACTGAAGCTACACgaatctgaaaaataaaattaaaa is drawn from Camelina sativa cultivar DH55 chromosome 8, Cs, whole genome shotgun sequence and contains these coding sequences:
- the LOC104708252 gene encoding alpha-galactosidase 1, with translation MTRTEKLEMVKISTILVMMVLSMVMMTMVESSRSVDVDGDDSEILRRHLLANGLGVTPPMGWNSWNHFSCNIDENMIKQTADALVTTGLSKLGYNYVNIDDCWAEIARDNKGSLVPKKSTFPSGIKALADYVHSKGLKLGIYSDAGYFTCSKTMPGSLGYEEHDAKTFAEWGIDYLKYDNCNNDGSKPTVRYPVMTRALMKSGRPIFHSLCEWGDMHPALWGSPVGNSWRTTNDIKDTWLSMISIADMNEVYAEHARPGGWNDPDMLEVGNGGMTKEEYIVHFSIWAISKAPLLLGCDIRNMTKETMEIVANKEVIAINQDPHGVQAKKVRMEGDIEVWAGPLSGYRVALLLLNRGPSRTSITALWDDIEIPANSIVQARDLWEHKTLKQKFVGNLTATVDSHACKLYVLKPVA